One genomic region from Haloarcula taiwanensis encodes:
- a CDS encoding nucleotide pyrophosphatase translates to MGLFDRLKGDDAPRVAFFGIDGVPFSLIDEHPDVFPNLTEMASDGSAGPIDSIVPPESSACWPALTTGVNPGQTGVYGFQDREVGSYDTYVPMGRDVQATRLWDRVTDDGRNATVLNVPVTFPPQRNVQRMVSGFLSPGVDKAAYPDELRDHLQENDYRIDVNAKLGHDDDKSDFVEDAHKTLEKRYETFKHYVEQDDWDLFFGVFMTTDRVNHFLFKDYERDGENQEAFFEFYKQVDAYLGDLRDRLPDDVTMVVASDHGFTSLDYEVHFNEWLQQEGWLDYADDDHSELGDISEGTKAYSLIPGRFYINLEDREPNGGVPRDMYESVRADLKQRLEELEGPDGKKVADRVVTKEDAFRGDHDDIAPDLTVVPNHGFDLKAGFKGSEDVFGVGPRNGMHSFDNATLLVDDPDVRIDDADLYDIAPTILDLLDHDFDRAQFDGSSLA, encoded by the coding sequence ATGGGATTATTCGACCGGTTGAAGGGCGACGACGCACCGCGTGTTGCCTTCTTCGGCATTGACGGCGTACCGTTCAGCCTCATCGACGAACACCCTGACGTGTTTCCGAACCTTACGGAGATGGCGTCGGACGGAAGCGCCGGCCCCATCGACAGCATCGTTCCGCCCGAGTCTAGCGCCTGCTGGCCAGCGTTGACGACCGGCGTCAACCCCGGACAGACCGGCGTGTACGGCTTCCAGGACCGGGAAGTTGGTTCATACGACACCTACGTCCCGATGGGGCGTGACGTGCAGGCGACGCGGCTCTGGGACCGCGTCACCGACGACGGCCGCAACGCGACGGTGCTCAACGTCCCTGTGACCTTCCCGCCACAGCGCAACGTCCAGCGGATGGTGTCAGGCTTCCTATCGCCCGGCGTCGACAAGGCCGCTTACCCGGACGAACTCCGGGACCACCTCCAGGAAAACGACTACCGCATCGATGTCAACGCCAAACTCGGCCACGACGACGACAAGAGCGACTTCGTCGAAGACGCGCACAAGACGCTCGAAAAGCGCTACGAGACGTTCAAACACTACGTCGAACAGGACGACTGGGACCTGTTTTTCGGCGTGTTCATGACCACGGACCGGGTCAACCACTTCCTGTTCAAAGACTACGAGCGCGACGGCGAGAACCAGGAGGCCTTCTTTGAGTTCTACAAACAGGTCGACGCCTACCTCGGCGACCTGCGCGACCGACTCCCCGACGACGTGACAATGGTCGTCGCCTCGGACCACGGGTTCACCTCGCTTGACTACGAGGTCCACTTCAACGAGTGGCTCCAGCAGGAGGGGTGGCTCGACTACGCGGACGACGACCACTCTGAACTCGGCGATATAAGCGAGGGCACGAAGGCCTACTCGCTCATCCCCGGCCGCTTCTACATCAACCTGGAGGACCGTGAACCGAACGGCGGCGTCCCGCGGGACATGTACGAGTCCGTCCGCGCCGACCTCAAACAGCGTCTCGAAGAACTCGAAGGCCCGGACGGCAAGAAGGTCGCTGACCGCGTGGTCACCAAAGAGGACGCCTTCCGCGGCGACCACGACGACATCGCGCCGGACCTTACCGTCGTTCCGAACCACGGCTTCGACCTGAAAGCCGGGTTCAAGGGCTCCGAGGACGTGTTTGGCGTCGGGCCGCGAAACGGCATGCACAGTTTCGACAACGCGACGTTGCTCGTCGATGACCCGGACGTCCGCATCGACGACGCCGACCTCTACGACATCGCGCCGACAATTCTCGACCTCCTCGACCACGACTTCGACCGCGCCCAGTTCGACGGTAGCAGCCTCGCCTGA
- a CDS encoding thioredoxin domain protein: MDEYARDTKVEWREWGPAPFEDAAESGKPVLLALTVPWSAECRAMDRGTFGEPRIAANINDGFIPVRVDADRNPRVRERYTMGGFPSTVFLTPEGEVITGATFLGPDGFRGILDSVRESWDAQGAAAGSVPRQLQDESPPAGELRPRIEEHMVEQLLGAFDDEFGGWGTDVKFPLPRTVEFALVRARDQATRTLEAIRTHLLDTYDGGFFRYATERNWGNPRREKLLDENAALVRAFAHGYRYTGTEAYRDAAQRTVDYLTTTLWADDAFAASQAGSDEYYRLEPSEREGTVPPNIDDTVFADRNGLAIDALLWVAAYTDDERARQYATRARDAVCESLVHGGEVAHYDGTDSDTGLLLDQAQLLQGLTTSWQVLGEPGPAEAVADWTIENRQQDGGAFRDGPASGPGLCDRSLHPLDATVELADALVDLAALTGEDRYRNAALSAVESFAGAAERMGVEVAGYAGVAARLQQPQTLTVGTEAGTDLHRAALRLADHEITVVPEPDGDGTARLLDGDAIVAEGTTPAELEAALTGEH; the protein is encoded by the coding sequence ATGGACGAGTACGCACGCGACACGAAGGTCGAGTGGCGCGAGTGGGGACCGGCCCCCTTCGAGGACGCCGCCGAGTCGGGGAAGCCGGTGCTGCTGGCGCTGACGGTCCCGTGGAGTGCTGAGTGCCGGGCCATGGACCGCGGGACGTTCGGCGAGCCCCGCATCGCGGCCAACATCAACGACGGGTTCATCCCGGTCCGTGTCGATGCCGACCGCAATCCCCGCGTCCGGGAGCGGTACACGATGGGCGGGTTCCCGTCGACGGTGTTCCTGACACCTGAAGGCGAGGTCATTACCGGCGCGACGTTCCTCGGACCGGACGGGTTCCGCGGTATTCTGGACTCTGTCCGGGAATCGTGGGACGCCCAAGGCGCGGCGGCGGGGTCGGTCCCACGGCAGCTACAGGACGAATCACCCCCTGCTGGCGAGCTCCGCCCGCGCATCGAGGAGCACATGGTCGAGCAACTGCTAGGCGCGTTCGACGACGAGTTCGGCGGCTGGGGAACCGACGTGAAGTTCCCGCTGCCACGGACCGTGGAGTTCGCCCTCGTCCGGGCGCGCGACCAGGCGACCCGGACGCTGGAGGCGATTCGGACCCACCTGCTGGATACCTACGACGGCGGCTTCTTTCGGTACGCCACGGAGCGCAACTGGGGGAACCCGCGACGGGAGAAACTACTGGACGAGAACGCTGCGCTGGTCCGGGCGTTCGCCCACGGCTACCGGTACACCGGGACCGAAGCGTACCGGGACGCCGCCCAGCGGACTGTCGACTACCTCACGACGACGCTGTGGGCCGACGACGCCTTCGCCGCGAGCCAGGCCGGCTCCGACGAGTACTACCGGCTCGAACCGAGCGAGCGGGAGGGAACGGTACCTCCGAACATCGACGACACGGTGTTCGCCGACCGCAACGGCCTCGCCATCGACGCCCTGCTGTGGGTGGCGGCCTACACCGACGACGAGCGCGCCCGGCAGTACGCGACTCGCGCACGGGACGCGGTCTGTGAGTCCCTCGTCCACGGCGGCGAGGTAGCCCACTACGACGGCACGGACAGCGACACCGGCCTGCTGCTGGACCAGGCACAGCTCCTCCAGGGGCTGACGACGAGCTGGCAGGTCCTCGGTGAGCCGGGGCCAGCCGAAGCTGTCGCGGACTGGACGATCGAAAACCGCCAGCAGGACGGAGGTGCGTTCCGTGACGGGCCTGCAAGCGGGCCAGGGCTCTGTGACCGCTCGCTTCACCCACTCGACGCGACGGTGGAACTGGCCGACGCACTGGTCGACCTCGCGGCGCTCACCGGTGAGGACCGATACCGCAACGCAGCGCTTTCAGCGGTCGAGTCCTTCGCCGGCGCGGCCGAGCGCATGGGCGTCGAAGTCGCTGGTTACGCCGGTGTTGCGGCGCGTCTCCAGCAGCCCCAGACGCTCACGGTCGGGACCGAGGCAGGGACCGATCTCCACCGCGCGGCGCTTCGACTGGCTGATCACGAAATCACCGTCGTCCCGGAGCCGGACGGCGACGGCACGGCACGACTCCTCGACGGGGATGCTATCGTCGCCGAGGGGACGACCCCGGCCGAACTCGAAGCCGCACTCACTGGCGAGCACTGA
- a CDS encoding inorganic pyrophosphatase: MTNLWEDLETGPNPPEEIYAVVECLKGERNKYEYEKDIPGVVLDRVLHSNVHYPSDYGFIPQSYYDDEDPFDVLVLVEDQTFPGCVIEARPVAMMKMDDDGEQDDKVIAVPTEDPRYDHIEDLDDIPQQTLDEIDEFFATYKNLEEGKEVETLGWEDKEAAKDAIVHAQELYDEEFN; the protein is encoded by the coding sequence ATGACGAACCTCTGGGAAGACCTCGAAACTGGACCGAACCCACCTGAAGAAATCTACGCTGTTGTTGAGTGCCTGAAAGGCGAGCGTAACAAGTACGAATACGAGAAGGACATCCCCGGTGTCGTCCTCGACCGCGTTCTTCACTCGAACGTTCACTACCCGTCTGATTACGGCTTCATCCCGCAGTCGTACTACGACGACGAGGACCCGTTCGACGTGCTCGTGCTTGTCGAGGACCAGACGTTCCCCGGCTGTGTCATCGAGGCCCGCCCCGTTGCCATGATGAAGATGGACGACGACGGCGAGCAAGATGACAAGGTCATCGCAGTCCCGACCGAGGATCCGCGCTACGACCACATTGAGGACCTCGACGACATCCCACAGCAGACCCTCGACGAGATCGACGAATTCTTCGCGACCTACAAGAACCTCGAAGAAGGCAAAGAAGTTGAAACGCTGGGCTGGGAGGACAAAGAAGCCGCAAAGGACGCTATCGTCCACGCGCAGGAACTGTACGACGAAGAGTTCAACTGA
- a CDS encoding DNA-binding protein: MTERRRATILVVDDEPAVADVYADQLRDRYAVETVYSGEAALSKLDSTVDVVLLDRRMPDRSGDEVLSAIREKRYDTRVAMVTAVDPDFDIIEMPFDDYVIKPVSKEDLFGTIEQLLRYADYEERLRECYSLTAKYAALESSKPQAVLDESEEFTALRAELTEVRAELDELTGLFDATDFELLFRNFETDESMPDSTQF; the protein is encoded by the coding sequence ATGACAGAGAGGCGACGAGCGACGATCCTCGTTGTCGATGACGAGCCAGCGGTGGCTGACGTGTACGCGGACCAGTTACGTGACCGGTACGCAGTCGAAACGGTGTACAGCGGTGAGGCAGCCCTTTCGAAGCTAGATTCCACAGTCGACGTTGTCCTGTTAGACCGGCGGATGCCGGACCGCTCCGGCGACGAGGTACTGTCGGCGATCCGTGAGAAACGCTACGACACACGCGTGGCAATGGTGACCGCAGTTGACCCCGATTTCGACATCATCGAGATGCCCTTCGATGATTACGTCATCAAACCGGTGTCGAAAGAGGACCTCTTCGGGACAATCGAACAGTTGCTTCGGTACGCCGATTACGAGGAACGACTGCGTGAGTGCTACTCGCTCACGGCGAAATACGCTGCACTGGAGTCTTCAAAACCACAGGCGGTCCTCGATGAAAGCGAGGAGTTCACTGCACTGAGAGCCGAGCTTACCGAAGTCCGTGCGGAACTTGACGAACTCACGGGTTTGTTCGACGCCACTGACTTCGAGTTGCTGTTCCGAAACTTTGAGACGGACGAGTCAATGCCGGACAGCACACAGTTTTGA
- a CDS encoding GTP cyclohydrolase, producing the protein MSQQLPDVQASSPDVTVGLNRVGVTGVEKLVKLGRRDRDPIVLMAEFEVFVDLPSWRKGADMSRNMEVIDETLETAVSEEAYRVEDVCGDAAELLLEKHDYTTKAEVRMEAEYVTHEKTPESGMATQSTADIIASATATEDGTSEEIGARVTGMTVCPCSQGMSASRARETLQQLNVEDDVIEEFLETNPQAGHSQRGHATLTVQSDGAPEVDLNELIEVARDSMSARIYNLAKRPDEDHMTYEAHKDAKFVEDCVRALAEGVVETFPDLPDDAVVTMKQSNDESIHQHNAHAERVAQLGDLRQEVGE; encoded by the coding sequence ATGAGTCAACAACTCCCGGACGTGCAGGCGTCGAGTCCGGACGTAACGGTCGGTCTCAATCGCGTCGGTGTGACGGGCGTCGAGAAGCTCGTCAAACTGGGGCGTCGTGACCGCGACCCCATCGTACTCATGGCGGAGTTCGAAGTGTTCGTCGACCTGCCGTCTTGGCGAAAGGGTGCCGACATGTCCCGCAATATGGAGGTCATCGACGAGACGCTGGAGACCGCCGTCTCCGAGGAGGCCTACCGGGTCGAGGACGTCTGTGGCGACGCCGCCGAACTCCTGCTTGAGAAGCACGACTATACGACGAAAGCGGAGGTTCGGATGGAAGCCGAGTACGTCACACACGAGAAGACGCCGGAGTCGGGGATGGCCACCCAGTCGACGGCCGATATCATCGCCTCGGCGACAGCGACCGAAGACGGGACGAGCGAGGAAATCGGTGCCCGCGTCACCGGGATGACCGTCTGCCCGTGTTCGCAGGGGATGTCAGCCTCTCGCGCCCGTGAAACACTCCAGCAGCTCAACGTCGAAGACGATGTCATCGAAGAGTTCCTCGAAACCAACCCACAGGCCGGCCACTCACAGCGCGGCCACGCCACGCTCACCGTCCAGAGCGACGGCGCGCCTGAGGTCGACCTGAATGAACTCATCGAAGTCGCCCGGGATTCGATGAGCGCCCGCATCTACAACCTCGCGAAGCGGCCCGACGAGGACCACATGACCTACGAGGCCCACAAAGACGCCAAGTTCGTCGAGGACTGCGTCCGCGCCCTCGCCGAGGGCGTCGTCGAGACGTTCCCGGACCTGCCGGACGACGCCGTCGTGACGATGAAACAGTCGAACGACGAGTCCATCCACCAGCACAACGCCCACGCCGAGCGCGTCGCGCAGTTGGGCGATTTGCGGCAGGAAGTCGGCGAGTAG
- a CDS encoding cytochrome P450 produces MDTPQAIPETPEPVTPGDRPPRLGRVPFIDNTAAMLRDPLGFYDRAGAHEADVVGYSVAGTTGCFVCHPDLVEQVLVTDADAYEKGKLLQDTLGQFIGEGLFLLEGEEWQRQRTALQPAFYRERIAAYGDTMTAFADRTATGWRDGQRLDVRPHMQSLTLNILGKTLLDVDIETTADALEPLLDALRERLDPRSLSAYLPLWVPTRTNRAVTNSLAEFQSTLDDVIAARQREADRAREARDDVLSLLLSLDDETMDRERLGHQLLTFLVAGHDTTALTLTYAWFLLANNPDCQRRLHEELDATLGNRQPTPEDLFDLPYLDAVVNEVLRLYPPAFTVFRQPTEPVTLGGYELSTDAQLTLPQWLIHRDDRWYDAPDAFRPERWDDDLEASLPDYAYYPFGGGPRHCIGMRFARMEAKLALATIAQRYAVEAVTEPPLSLAMQITLSPAEPVEVRLRER; encoded by the coding sequence ATGGATACCCCGCAGGCGATTCCCGAAACACCGGAGCCGGTCACGCCGGGTGACCGGCCGCCCCGACTCGGCCGCGTCCCGTTCATCGACAACACCGCCGCGATGCTACGTGACCCGCTCGGGTTTTACGACCGTGCCGGGGCCCACGAGGCCGACGTGGTGGGGTACAGCGTCGCCGGGACGACGGGCTGTTTCGTCTGCCACCCGGACCTCGTCGAGCAGGTGCTGGTGACCGACGCCGACGCCTACGAGAAGGGGAAACTACTGCAGGACACGCTCGGTCAGTTCATCGGCGAGGGGCTGTTCCTGCTGGAGGGCGAGGAGTGGCAGCGCCAGCGGACGGCGCTCCAGCCGGCGTTCTACCGGGAGCGCATCGCCGCCTACGGCGACACGATGACCGCGTTCGCCGACCGGACGGCGACGGGATGGCGCGACGGCCAGCGTCTCGACGTGCGCCCGCACATGCAGTCGCTGACGCTGAACATTCTCGGCAAGACCCTGCTCGACGTGGACATCGAGACCACTGCGGACGCGCTGGAACCGCTGCTGGACGCGCTGCGCGAGCGCCTGGACCCGCGGTCGCTGTCGGCGTACCTCCCGCTGTGGGTCCCGACGCGGACGAACCGCGCCGTCACTAATTCGCTGGCCGAGTTCCAGTCCACGCTCGACGACGTCATCGCCGCCCGCCAGCGCGAGGCCGACCGCGCCCGCGAAGCCCGCGACGACGTGCTCTCCCTGCTGCTCTCGCTGGACGACGAGACGATGGACCGCGAGCGACTGGGCCACCAGCTGCTGACCTTTCTGGTCGCCGGCCACGACACGACGGCGCTGACGCTGACCTACGCCTGGTTCCTGCTGGCGAACAATCCCGACTGCCAGCGACGCCTGCACGAGGAACTTGACGCAACACTGGGAAACAGACAGCCGACGCCCGAGGACCTGTTCGACCTGCCGTACCTCGACGCCGTGGTGAACGAGGTGCTCCGGCTGTACCCGCCCGCTTTCACCGTGTTCCGTCAGCCGACGGAGCCGGTGACCCTCGGCGGATACGAACTCTCGACGGACGCACAGCTCACCCTCCCGCAGTGGCTCATCCACCGCGACGACCGCTGGTACGACGCGCCCGACGCGTTCCGCCCTGAACGGTGGGACGACGACCTCGAAGCGTCGCTCCCGGACTACGCCTACTATCCCTTCGGCGGCGGCCCGCGCCACTGTATCGGCATGCGCTTCGCCCGGATGGAGGCCAAACTCGCACTGGCGACCATCGCCCAGCGGTACGCCGTCGAAGCAGTCACCGAACCGCCGCTCTCACTGGCGATGCAGATTACGCTGAGTCCCGCAGAGCCAGTCGAAGTCCGATTACGAGAGCGGTGA
- a CDS encoding low molecular weight phosphatase family protein has product MTTPLRFGFVCVQNAGRSQMSAAFAERERARRGLEDEVEILTGGTDPADEVHPEVVEAMAELDIDLSDRVPQAVSNDELNSCTVVATMGCSTLDLDADVAVRDWALDDPHGQSVERVREIRDEIAERVADLFDEYTD; this is encoded by the coding sequence ATGACTACGCCACTTCGATTCGGGTTCGTCTGCGTCCAGAACGCCGGCCGGAGTCAGATGTCCGCAGCGTTCGCCGAACGAGAGCGAGCCCGCCGCGGGCTCGAAGACGAGGTCGAAATCCTGACCGGGGGCACGGACCCCGCAGACGAAGTGCATCCGGAAGTCGTCGAGGCAATGGCCGAACTCGACATCGACCTATCTGACCGGGTCCCGCAAGCTGTTTCGAACGACGAACTCAACAGTTGCACCGTTGTTGCGACGATGGGGTGTTCGACGCTCGACCTCGATGCCGACGTGGCAGTCCGCGACTGGGCGCTGGACGACCCCCACGGTCAGTCCGTCGAGCGCGTGCGGGAAATCCGAGACGAGATAGCGGAGCGCGTCGCCGACCTGTTCGACGAGTACACCGACTAG
- a CDS encoding rnhA operon protein has protein sequence MTDLPTDVTERAERLTRLAREAVDDAEADAYRTERDEILAGYDYTARIRNDETGDVLVCHPVEWVDDGVIRPERVDDIDRGVEIQLSGPGDPDEWAEIDAANRAVVEAVTDAHGETHGANAELLADFMGNHYAKPISEATPDEIQEFRDEYVRRNAWPTAEQQSVLEQSIRLTVEEAGGRVPDA, from the coding sequence ATGACTGACCTGCCGACAGACGTGACCGAACGGGCCGAACGGCTGACCAGACTCGCTCGCGAGGCGGTCGACGATGCCGAGGCCGACGCCTACAGGACCGAACGCGACGAAATCCTCGCCGGGTACGACTACACTGCCCGCATCAGGAACGATGAGACGGGTGACGTGCTCGTCTGTCATCCCGTCGAATGGGTCGATGACGGCGTCATCCGTCCAGAGCGGGTCGACGACATCGACCGCGGCGTGGAAATACAGCTCTCAGGTCCCGGTGACCCGGACGAGTGGGCGGAGATCGACGCTGCAAACCGGGCTGTCGTCGAAGCTGTGACCGACGCACACGGTGAGACACACGGCGCGAACGCGGAGTTGCTTGCCGACTTCATGGGTAACCACTACGCGAAACCGATCTCCGAGGCGACGCCAGACGAAATCCAGGAGTTTCGGGACGAGTACGTCCGGCGAAATGCGTGGCCAACTGCGGAACAACAGTCGGTGCTCGAGCAGTCGATCCGTCTCACTGTCGAAGAAGCCGGTGGCCGCGTTCCCGATGCGTAA
- a CDS encoding PadR family transcriptional regulator: MSEAQTVTDSPGIAKELTAFQQNILVILAEEPRYGLAIKRELEEYYDDEVNHGRLYPNLDDLVEMGLVEKSELDKRTNQYSLTESGKDAVLDQLGWVFGKFISDDGRADELRDLIAAQQ; this comes from the coding sequence ATGTCAGAGGCACAAACAGTTACTGACAGTCCGGGCATCGCAAAAGAGCTTACCGCTTTTCAGCAGAATATCCTAGTAATACTCGCTGAAGAGCCGCGGTATGGTCTCGCTATCAAGCGCGAACTCGAAGAGTACTACGACGACGAAGTCAACCACGGTCGCCTGTACCCGAATCTCGACGACCTCGTCGAGATGGGTCTCGTCGAGAAAAGCGAACTCGACAAGCGAACGAACCAGTACTCCCTGACAGAGTCGGGCAAGGACGCAGTCCTTGACCAGCTCGGCTGGGTGTTCGGAAAGTTCATTTCCGATGACGGTCGAGCCGACGAACTCCGTGACCTGATCGCGGCACAGCAGTAG
- a CDS encoding ribonuclease H — protein MPVIECDETTARERLSDAGLDIRQGNTDHERWRVEYGGATAVAYDGKVVVQGEGTAQLEALLRGNDGGRVHAYFDGASRGNPGPASVGYVLVDDSGIVTEGGETIGTATNNQAEYKALIRAVEVARDYGFDDVHIRGDSELIVKQVRGEWDTNDPDLRESRVRVRELLTDFDDWQIEHVPREINDRADELANDALDDD, from the coding sequence ATGCCGGTTATCGAATGTGACGAGACGACGGCCCGCGAGCGACTGTCGGATGCGGGGCTCGACATCCGACAGGGAAACACTGATCACGAGCGCTGGCGCGTCGAATATGGCGGCGCGACGGCGGTCGCCTATGACGGAAAAGTCGTTGTTCAAGGTGAGGGGACCGCACAACTTGAGGCCCTGCTGCGCGGCAATGACGGCGGGCGCGTCCATGCGTATTTTGACGGCGCATCGCGGGGCAACCCGGGACCGGCCTCGGTCGGCTACGTACTGGTCGACGACAGCGGGATTGTCACGGAAGGCGGCGAAACGATTGGCACGGCGACGAACAATCAGGCGGAGTACAAAGCGCTCATCCGCGCGGTCGAAGTCGCACGCGATTACGGATTCGACGACGTCCATATCCGAGGCGATTCTGAGCTTATTGTCAAACAGGTCCGCGGTGAGTGGGATACGAACGACCCAGACCTGCGCGAAAGCCGTGTCCGCGTGCGCGAACTGCTGACCGACTTCGACGACTGGCAGATCGAGCATGTTCCGCGGGAAATAAACGACCGTGCGGACGAACTAGCAAACGACGCACTCGACGATGACTGA
- a CDS encoding membrane protein FxsA: protein MLRVIGLLLLIPLFDIVLLVTVAIPFLGPLVTVALVVLTALVGMLLVRAEGRATLRQIQQRLAVGELPTDELIDGGLLIAAGAFFLTPGLVTDFVGLLLAVPFTRYPVRAATRRWVVQPYVDAKTGGFASGQVYVGGFPNDENGPTGPGPTGPDGGSGTGSSGGGSFDPDEATDVDFDDSDEN, encoded by the coding sequence ATGCTCCGGGTCATCGGGCTGTTGCTGCTCATCCCGCTGTTCGACATCGTGTTGCTGGTGACGGTCGCGATACCGTTCCTCGGCCCGCTCGTGACGGTCGCGCTCGTCGTCCTGACGGCGCTGGTCGGCATGCTGCTGGTCCGTGCCGAAGGCCGTGCGACGCTCCGGCAGATACAGCAGCGGCTCGCGGTCGGCGAACTCCCGACCGACGAACTCATCGACGGCGGCCTCCTCATCGCCGCCGGCGCGTTCTTCCTCACGCCCGGCCTGGTGACGGACTTCGTCGGCCTGCTGCTCGCGGTCCCGTTCACCCGCTACCCCGTCCGGGCCGCCACGCGCCGCTGGGTCGTCCAGCCCTACGTCGACGCCAAGACCGGCGGCTTCGCCAGCGGCCAGGTGTATGTCGGCGGCTTCCCCAACGACGAGAACGGGCCCACTGGCCCCGGCCCGACTGGTCCCGACGGCGGCTCCGGCACCGGCTCCAGCGGCGGCGGCTCCTTCGACCCCGACGAAGCCACCGACGTCGACTTCGACGACAGCGACGAAAACTGA
- a CDS encoding heme biosynthesis protein: MSLKSGEWREQIDEVDAALIDEFQSDFPIQEHPFEAVGEALGVSAGEALDRVRTLRDDGIFRRFGPVLNPPVIGSSTLAAVSAPEDRFDEVAEIINGYRQVNHNYARDHEWNMWFVVTAGSRQRRDEILAEIEERTGCSVLVLPMLTDYYIDLEFPVVNGDRFARESLETTDATATRISEDAAADLSELDRQLLLEIQTGFPLVATPYRNVADALDADVSDVLSAIKRLQQTGCIKRIGCVVNHIVTGFDNNCMVVWDVPDDALDERGQAVGELPYVTLCYHRPRRPKQDWQYNLFTMIHGREAAIVDQKIDELATEHLPYDHDRLYSTETLKQTGARYDDIVGQ; the protein is encoded by the coding sequence ATGAGTCTCAAGTCGGGTGAGTGGCGCGAGCAGATCGACGAGGTAGACGCTGCGCTCATCGACGAGTTCCAGAGCGATTTCCCGATTCAGGAACATCCCTTCGAGGCTGTCGGTGAAGCGTTGGGAGTCTCGGCGGGGGAAGCACTCGACCGGGTCAGAACACTCCGTGACGACGGTATCTTCCGTCGGTTCGGCCCAGTCCTCAATCCGCCAGTCATCGGCTCTTCCACGCTGGCGGCTGTCAGTGCCCCGGAAGACCGGTTCGACGAGGTCGCAGAGATAATCAACGGGTACCGACAGGTGAATCACAACTACGCTCGCGACCACGAGTGGAATATGTGGTTCGTTGTCACTGCAGGCTCTCGACAGCGGCGCGACGAGATCCTAGCCGAGATTGAGGAGCGAACCGGTTGTTCGGTACTCGTCTTGCCGATGTTGACCGACTACTACATCGATCTTGAGTTCCCGGTTGTCAACGGGGACCGGTTCGCCCGGGAGAGTCTGGAGACGACCGACGCCACTGCGACCCGCATAAGCGAAGATGCCGCCGCGGACCTCTCGGAGCTGGACCGACAGTTGTTGCTCGAAATCCAGACCGGCTTCCCGCTTGTCGCAACACCCTACCGCAACGTGGCAGACGCTCTCGATGCCGACGTGTCGGACGTACTCTCGGCGATCAAGCGCCTCCAGCAGACTGGCTGTATCAAGCGTATCGGCTGTGTCGTGAATCACATCGTTACCGGGTTTGACAACAACTGTATGGTCGTCTGGGACGTGCCGGACGACGCTCTTGACGAGCGCGGGCAGGCAGTCGGCGAACTCCCCTACGTCACGCTCTGCTATCATCGGCCACGCCGCCCGAAGCAGGACTGGCAGTACAATCTCTTCACCATGATTCACGGGCGCGAAGCGGCCATTGTCGACCAGAAGATCGACGAACTCGCGACCGAACATCTGCCGTACGACCACGACCGACTGTACTCGACGGAGACGCTCAAACAGACTGGGGCACGATACGACGATATTGTCGGCCAGTAA